The DNA segment CTGATGCTGCTGCTGTTCGTGTACGCCTTCGGGGGCGCGATCGGCGGTGGCATGGGCGGCGGCCGGGACGCCTACCTGGAGTACCTGGTCCCCGGTGTCGTCGTGATGGGCGTGGCGGCGGGGGCGATGTCGACCTCGATCGCGGTCTGCTCGGACATGACCGAGGGCATCATCAACCGCTTCCGCACCATGAACATCACCCGCTCGTCCTTCATGACCGGCCATGTCATCGGCAGCGTCCTGCAGACCATGGTGAGCCTGGTCCTGGTGATCGGGGTCGCGCTCGCCCTCGGGTTCCGGCCGGACGCGACCCCGCTGGAGTGGCTGGCGGCCGCCGGGTTCCTCGCGGCCATCGCGTTCGCGGTGACCTGGCTGTCGGTGGCGCTCGGGCTGATCTCCAAGACCGTGGAATCCGCCAGCAACAAGCCGCTGCTGGTGCAGTTCCTGCCCTTCCTGGGCTCCGC comes from the Streptomyces seoulensis genome and includes:
- a CDS encoding ABC transporter permease encodes the protein MSTLTYAVQDSMTMLRRNVKHAVRYPAVSLGSSMLPILMLLLFVYAFGGAIGGGMGGGRDAYLEYLVPGVVVMGVAAGAMSTSIAVCSDMTEGIINRFRTMNITRSSFMTGHVIGSVLQTMVSLVLVIGVALALGFRPDATPLEWLAAAGFLAAIAFAVTWLSVALGLISKTVESASNKPLLVQFLPFLGSAFVPAESMSPGLRWFAEHQPFTPMIETLRGLLTGSAIGNDGWISLAWCAGIALVGYIWSRSLFNSTTKR